A single genomic interval of Thiomicrorhabdus sp. harbors:
- a CDS encoding glycosyltransferase family 1 protein has translation MSKVIVVEKASSMNTTRSSQVKSNLPETVRTGDDRAIRRLTLVSDAWQPQVNGVVTTLNHLVKELTAQGVEVDVIQPQPYPCFPLPTYPEIRLVRRAPDLEERLLDFQPDAIHIATEGTLGWAVRKLALKHGLPFTTGYHTKYPEYIHKRFPWIPESWVYRFLRRFHQPAQCTLVPGESILQELQEKGFHDLRLMSRGVDTDLFNPERRTDLGLPRPVMLYVGRVAPEKNLRAFLDLELPGTKLIVGKGPDLDVLQNAYPEVKFVGAKRGEELAKYYASADVFVFPSKTDTFGVVNLEAIASGTPVAAFPVTGPKDILKEGVNGCLSENLDEAISAALQLDRKPIAASIPEFRWPHAAKQFLQNLAPIKQTT, from the coding sequence TTCTCAAGTAAAGTCGAATCTCCCGGAAACGGTTCGTACAGGCGATGATCGGGCGATTCGCCGTCTGACACTGGTCAGTGATGCCTGGCAGCCGCAGGTGAACGGGGTTGTAACGACTTTGAATCATCTGGTAAAGGAGCTGACGGCGCAAGGTGTCGAGGTCGATGTGATTCAGCCTCAGCCGTATCCTTGCTTTCCTCTGCCGACTTATCCCGAAATCCGTCTGGTCAGGCGTGCGCCAGACCTTGAAGAACGTTTGCTCGATTTTCAGCCGGATGCCATTCATATTGCCACTGAAGGTACTTTGGGGTGGGCGGTCAGAAAACTGGCTCTGAAACACGGCCTGCCGTTCACTACCGGTTATCACACCAAATATCCGGAATACATTCACAAGCGATTTCCGTGGATTCCTGAATCCTGGGTATATCGTTTTCTGCGACGATTTCATCAACCTGCCCAGTGCACGCTGGTTCCCGGAGAGTCGATTCTCCAAGAACTTCAAGAAAAAGGTTTTCACGACCTGCGCTTGATGAGTCGTGGGGTCGATACCGATTTGTTTAATCCGGAACGTCGGACTGATCTTGGCTTGCCGAGACCGGTAATGTTGTATGTCGGACGTGTGGCTCCGGAAAAAAATCTCCGCGCTTTTCTTGATCTGGAGCTGCCCGGCACCAAATTGATCGTTGGCAAAGGTCCGGATCTGGATGTATTACAAAATGCCTATCCCGAAGTGAAATTCGTCGGAGCGAAGCGTGGTGAAGAACTGGCAAAATATTATGCCAGTGCCGACGTTTTTGTTTTCCCTTCAAAAACCGATACTTTCGGTGTCGTCAATCTTGAAGCGATTGCCAGCGGCACGCCGGTAGCGGCTTTTCCAGTGACGGGGCCGAAAGACATCCTGAAAGAGGGAGTGAATGGTTGCCTCAGTGAAAATCTGGACGAGGCGATTTCCGCAGCTTTGCAGTTGGATCGAAAGCCGATTGCCGCTTCCATTCCGGAGTTTCGCTGGCCTCACGCCGCCAAGCAGTTCTTGCAGAATCTGGCCCCGATTAAGCAGACGACCTAG